From the genome of Leptotrichia sp. oral taxon 847:
CTTTTGACAGCACAAAGTAATCTCTTTCTTCCCAATGTGGATTTTTAGCATCAACATTCATAATGCCACCATACAGTACTGCCAATATCTCAACGATTGATAAACTTCCACCATAATGCCCAAAGCCTAGATTAGTAAGGGATTTTAATGTGTTTATTCTAATATTGGCAGCCAATTTTTTCATTTCTTTCACTTTTTCATTATAATCACTATTCATTTTTGGCTCCTTCCAAATGATAGTCAATTGTTATTTAGTTTTAACAATGATTTATTTTGATTTTTTTGAAGGTACAAATCCAAAGGCTACTAAAATAGCAGTTATTCCAACAATTATTCCAGAAATTACTACTGGAGATATATGTTTTGCCATATTTCCTAATACGATTCCTACTGTTACAAAATCTGCATCAGAGAATGTTGTATTTGCAAATCCTAGATTTCCTAATACTGGTAATAAAATTACAGGTAAGAATGTTAATAATAATCCATTTGCAAAGGCTCCAATTGAAGCTCCTCTTCTACCACCAGTGGCGTTTCCAAATACACCTGCTGTCGCTCCACAGAAGAAATGAGGTACTACTCCTGGTAAGATAAGAGTCCATTTTAACATACCAAGCATAAATAATCCAACAATTCCTCCTAAAAAGCTGCATAAAAATCCGATTAATACAGCATTTGGCGCATAAGGGAATACGATTGGGCAATCTAACGCAGGTTTTGCATTTGGTACAAGCTTTTCAGAAAATCCTACAAAGGCTGGAACTATTTCTGCAAGGACAAGTCTAACACCTGATAAAATAATATAAACTCCCGCTGCAAATGTTATAGCTTGAATAACTGCAAATACCAAATAATTATCTCCGCCGCTTAGTTCCTTTTCAACATAGCCTTTTCCTGCAACTAATGCCAAAATTAAGTAAATCATCATCATAGTCAATGAGATTGAAATAGAGCTGTCTCTTAAAAAACTCAAGTTTTTAGGCAATTTCATTTCTTCTGTTGATTTTGAACCTTTTCCAACTAGAGAACCGACAAATCCTGATAAAACATATCCTATTGTGCTGAAATGCCCAAATCCAACATCATCACTTCCAGTAATTTTTCTAACATAAGGTTGTGCCAACGCAGGAAATATCGCCATTACAAGTCCTAAAGTAAGTGAGCCGATGATTATTAATAAAGGTCCGTTAAATCCTCCAACTTTTAATATTATTCCAATCATACATGCCATATACAAAGTATGGTGCCCTGTAAGGAAAATATATTTTAATTTTGTAAATCTTGCAATAAATATGTTCCAGAACATTCCAAGAGCCATTATTAGTGCTGTTGCTGTACCATATTCTTTTAATGCCATTGACACAATTGCTTCGTTATTAGGAACGATTCCTTGAACGTGAAATCCTTGTTCAAACATACTACCCATAGGCCCTAATGAACTTACAACAAGTCCTGCTCCCCCACCTAATACCAAAAATCCTAAAATAGTTTTAATTGTACCTTTTACTATGTCTGTAAATGGTTTTTTCTGAACTAATAACCCAATCATTGCTATTAATCCAACTAAAATTGACGGAACTTTTAAAATGTCCACAATAAGAGTTAATAAGCCTTTCATTTTGCCCTCCTAAATTTTATATTTTATTTTTTGAAATAATCTGTTAATTTTTCTTCCAGTTCAGGCATACTTATAATGCTGTCTAAAACAATTAATTTATCAGCTGGAACTGTTGCGCTTTCTGCAATATCCTTTCCCATTACAAATACATCTGCCGCTCCAGGAAGTGCTGATGCCAAGTCAGAATGTTCAACTTCAGCTTCTACACCAATTTTTTTAAGAACCTTTTTAATGTTCATTTCTACCATAAAGCTGCTTCCTAATCCTGATCCACAAACTGCCATAATTTTCATAATAATCTCCTCCTAATTTTTTATAAATTATTTTTATTTTTTTAAGCAATATTTTTTATAATTTCTAATATTTCGTCATAATCTTTTGAATTTATTAATTTTTCAATACTTTCGTCATCTTGAAACAATTCCATCAACTCCATAAGAGTTTCCATATGACTATCAGCATCTTTAGTTGCCAGCACAAATACCAGCTGTACTTTAGAATTGCCATAATATACCGGATTATTGAGTTTTAAAAGGCTCACTCCAGTTCCCAATGTACCATCTTCAGGCCTTGCATGCGGCATTGCCAGGTTTTCCCTTAAAATGACGTAAAAACCTAGTTTTTCAATGCTTTCTATCATAGCTGTTATGTAATTTTCTGTTATTATATTTTTTTTTAGCAGAGGTTTTCCTGCGATTTTGATACTTTCTTTCCAGTCAATTACGGAATCTGCTATTTGAATGTTGCCATCAAGTATTTTTTCTAACATATGAGTTCCTTTCTGAAGTATTCTTCTAATTCTTCATATTTAGTTATTTTTGAGATTTTTTCAATAAAGTTATATTTTGTAATTAATTCAAATAAGTCGTTTAAAATGCCTAGATGCTCTGTCTTGTTGGCAGTTGCAAAACTTAAAAATATGTTTGCGCCTTTTCCATTTGGAAATAGAACTTTTTCTTTTATAACTAATAATGAAATCCCCGTTTTTAATACATTTTCTGAAATTGGTGCGTGCGGAATTGCGATTCCTTCTTCAATAATGATATAAGCGCCGTGCTTTTCAATCATTTTTATCATTTCGCTTATATAGTCATGTCGTATAATTTCATTTTCTTCAAGTATATTTCCTGCCTTAGTTATCGCTTCTTTCCAATCTTTAACTTTATTTACAAACTGAAAATTGTTTTTGTTAAGCATTTTTTTTAAAATAATTCCAACTTCTAATAAATCATCATTAATTTTGTTTTCAAATTTGTTTTTTAGTTCATTCACAAGTTTACTTTTATCTATTATAGTTGTATTATTTTTTATTATTTCCATCAGCTGTTTTAGTGAAATTTTTGTTATATTTTTTCGTATTCCATATTTTGACAAAAGAATAAAATCTTCCTCTTTAAGCAATGGATTTATTTTTACAACAGGAATATCATAACTTTCTTCCAAGTCAATAGTAGACAAGATTAAATCAATATTCGCATAATTAGGCATTGAAGTTTTTATCAAGTAGTATGGCAAAACATCCACAATGTCCAAGTCATAATTTTCCTTTAAACTTTGTTCAAGCACCTTTGAACTGCCATAACCCAGTCCACAAATTAATATAACCTTTTTAGTTTTTTCAGAAGTGTTTCTTTCAATGGAAGCCTTTATATGAAAGCCCATAAGAGCAATTTCATCTTCTGGAAACTTTACTTCAAAAAGTCCTTCAATTTCCTTTATAGCTTTATTTACTACATCCAAAATAGGATCTTTTTCTAAAATTAATTCCTGAAAAACCGAATTTTTAATTTGAATATTATTTTTTATTCTGTACATAGCAGGTTTTATATGGTATAAAAGCCCGTTATATAGTATTTCATCACGTGTCAAGTCAGTTTTTACAATTTTGCTCACTTTGGAAATCATTTTTTTTATAATCAGTTCCTCGTTTATCCAGTCTTCAAACGAATTATTTTTTAAACTGTTTATATTTATTCCCATTATTAAATCTGTTATTTCAATCAATATCTCAGTCTTTATTTCATTTTTATTCAAAATATTTTTTAAAATTTTTTCAATTTTTTTGTATTCTTCCGTATTAATTAAAAATTTCTTTGCAGTCAAATCATTGCTGTTTTCATAAATTTTCTCGAAATTTAATAAAATTAACACATAAGAAAATATTTTATTATAGCTTTCCTTATTTATATTTAAAAACATCACTTTTTCAATTTCTACAATAAATTTTTTTGTATTTTCAATATTTTTTTGTTTGATATATTTGAAAAAATAACGATAAACCTGTGCCTTTACTAATTTTGAAGAATTTTTATCATTAAGGGAGTCAAATATTTTCTCCAAAAGTTCAATTTTTTTTATGAGAATGTCTCGAAAGTTACCATTAAGGCGATAACCATTAGCATTTTTATAAACTAGCTCAATTTTCTGCATTTTAAATTCTTTTGACATTAATTTTAAATCTTTTTTTATTGTCGTTCTGGAAATTTCAAGCTCCTCACATATTTTAGTAATATTAAGTCCTTTTTCATCAAAAAATAATATTAGTTTTAAAATACTTATCCTATCTTCCATAGATAATTTATGAATTTTTTCCAAAATCTCAAGTAAATTTTTAAAATCCTGATTAGTGTCAAGAGAAATGCTATTTTTAGCCTTTTTAGTAATCTTATAGTCAAGTAACCGCAAAATGCTGTCGATGTTATTAATATAATATCTGGCTGCCCTGTCTGACACTCCATATTTCTCAGATATTAATTTAAAATTATATTTTTTCCCTTTAATAAGGTTATTTAATATTTCAGTTTCCCTATAGTTTAACATAATATTCACCTTTCTATAATAAGGATACCTTAATAAATTGGAATAATCAATTTACATTACACTTCAAATATATTTGAAAAAATGTTACCATCTATTTTTATTTATACTTTTTCTTTCATAAAAAAATTAAAAATTGTATAATATTTATACGCAAAATTACACAAATTAGTACGCATAATATTGTTTTCAAATTTTACAAAATTTCCGTATATTTCAAATGCTCTTTCAAAGCCTCAACATAAACTTTTCCATAAACACTAAGTTTGGTATTTTTCTGCATTATAATTCCAACTTTCATATATTCGTCAACTTCCAGCGGTCTTGCAATAATATTTTCTCCATTTAATTCTTTACTGATTATCCCAGTACTCACAGTATATCCGTTAAGCCCGACTGCTAAATTAAACAAAGTCGCTCTATCTCTAACTTTTATATTTTTATCCCTATCAATCGTGCTAAGTATTTCTTCCGAAAAATAAAACGAATTGTAATCCCCTTGCTCAAACGATAAATATGGATATTTCTTCAAGTCTTCAAGACTAATGCTTTCCTTTTTTGCCAAAGGATGATTAAAACTGATAAAAACATGCGGCTTTGCAGTAAATAATTCAATAAATTTCAGATTATTTCTTTTTATCATTTTCTCAATCACAGTTTTATTCGCTCCTGAAGTATACAAAATCCCAATTTCACTTTTTCTCTTACTCACATCTTCAATAATTTCATTAGTCTGCGTTTCCCTAAGCGTAAAATCGTACTTATTTTCCCCAAACTTCTTAATCACATCCACAAAAGCATTTACTGCAAACGAATAATGCTGTGCAGACACTGAAAAATGTCGAGTTATCTTATTTCCCTTCTTATACTCTCCCTCCAATAAATCTGTCTGCTCCAAAACCTGTCTTGCATACCCTAAAAATCTATCTCCCTCAAGAGAAACAATCACTCCCTTATTTGTTCTGTTAAAAATTGATATATTCATTTCATCTTCCAATTCTTTTATAGCCTTAGTCAGTGCTGGTTGAGAAACAAAAAGCTCTTTTGCAGCATCACTCAATGTCCCTTTTTCAGCGACTGTAACTACATACTTTAATTGTTGTAATGTCATTTTATCCCTTTCTTTTTTTATTAAAATAATTGATAATTACTTTAAGCCCTGCTCTGTCGCCTTAGTCCGCATAACAAAAAAAGCTGATATTTCTACCAGCTTCCTCCACCTCCCCCGCCGGAACCTCCGCCAGAGAAACCGCCTCCACTTGAGAAGCCTCCGCCGCCAAAACCACTTGAACTTCCAGAATCATTCCTCAAGGTGCTAAATCTTTCTTCTCTTATTTTATTATACGCATTATTGTATACTCTTGAAACTGTATTTGCCAAAATGAAACTATCGTATGTATTGAAATGAACTCCCCTATTTATGTAAGAATACGTATTTTCATCAAAATTATAGAGCTTTATTGTATTCTTCATAAGTTTTATCGCTTCATTTTTTACTCCAAGAGCTACTGCATACGGTAGTATCCCTTTAAAATAGGCTACCAGCTCGTCTACATCATTAAATTTCATAATTTGATTAGCTTCGGCAGTCTTTATGTACATTTTCATTCCATCCAGATATTCTTTTTTTCTCATCCCATCAGCTGTATATCTTCCAATTACTTTTGAATAAATAGTGTACATTGCCATAATTATGCCAATTACAATGAAATTTAAAACTCCATATATTGCTGACATAAATAATACTACTAGCCACTTAACAACTTTTAAAAACGTACTTTTACTTCCATAAATATTCTTTAAAACTAAAAATACTCTGTTTAAAATTATTCCAAAAACACAGCCAACCATAACTAAATAAGCCACTTCAAAATTGTTGTCAGCTAAGCCTTCTGTTCCACTATTTGCATTTGTCGAAATTATAAAAACTATGACTATACCGATAATAAATGCAACATTAAAAATACTGTTATCCCTGTAAACTTTCCTTTTATATTCATTTTCAAACAATTTCAATATTTTATTTGAAGCTTTATAAAGGCTTCTTTCATTTTTGAATATGTTCCCTGTATCAGAAAGTGCATTAAAGACAATCTTTTCTTCTTCTGCTAATTTAGGCTTGCTTCTTTTACTGTCAGACAATGTATATTTTACATTTTTTCCATCACCTTTTTTATCGTCAGCTTCAACATAACCTTTAGAAAGTAAAGAGAGCACTCCGATTGTCAATATTTCCTTAGGTTCCCTTACACCTTTAATGTACGCCGCATACATGGCTGAAATATCCTTAGGTATGTTAAATTCAGGAACAATTGCCTTTTTACCCACATCTCTTCCAAATATATACCATGTTACAAAGCCATAAATTGCTAGAAATATTATTATAACAGGCCCTGCGGCAAGTAAAGGGTGAGCATAATAAAGTGTCTGAAGTTTATCTAAAAATGTTGGGTTTATATTATCCGTCTTTAAATTCAGACGGAAACTTAATCCATTATATGATTGTAAAACCTTGTTTGTTTTAATTTCAATAGTTCCATTATTCAAATTTTCAATATAATCTTTTCCGCTTTGACCGTATTCACCTGTAAAAATATCTAGTTTACTAATTTCATTTTCTGTCACAGGCTTCCCATTTCCAAATTTTATATTCACTGTGGCTTTTTCAATAGGAACTTTCCAAAACTGCCCAATTGCATTAAAATATACCTGATAAATTCCATCTTTTTCAAATACTGCGTTATATATCACATAGTTAAACTCATATCTGTTTACGCCATTTTCCACAAATCTGTCTGCAGAACCTACTCTGTATCTTACTCCTTCATTAAAATTTTTTGTTGAATACTCTTCTGAAAGCGCATTTCTCTTTATCGAATTCATTTTTATGTAAGATTTATAAATATCCACCCCATTTTTCTTTGAACGTAACGGAATATCCCTATAAATCCCATGTTTTGCCGCACCGTCAAATTCATAGTCAATCACTTCATTTACTGTCAAAGTCCCATTTTTATTTATCTGAACTGTAACGTCATAATTTGTTATTTTTTCAGCAATTAACAATTTTGTATTTAAAAAAAATAACGTGAAAAATACAAAAATTATTGAAAAAATATTATTTAATTTTTGTTTGTTAAAACTTTTCATAACAATCCCCCTTCTAAAAATTCATTTAAACAAATTAAAATTTAACTTCTGGAACTTTTTCCGCCTCTTCCACAGCATTAAAGAACTCAGCCTTTTTGAATCCAAAAATTCCACCAAAAATATTATTTGGAAAAGTTTCCACAAAAGTATTTCTATCTCTTGCTGTTCCGTTGTAATATTTTCTTGAACTTTGAATTTCTGTTTCTATTTGAGTTAGTTGAGATTGTAGGCTCAAAAAGTTTTCATTTGCCTTCAAGTCTGGATAATTTTCCTGTAACATCATTATTGATCTTAATGTTTTTGTCATTTCATTTTCAAGTTTTTGAATTTTTTCAATATTATCAATATCCTTTGTATCAATCGACATCATTTGACTTCTCAATTTTACCACATTTTCCAGCGTTTCCTTTTCATGTGTCGCATATCCTTTGACAGTATTCACAAGATTAGGTATCAAATCCAGCCTTTTTTGCAAATATACGCCTATTCCGCTCCAACCTTCCTCATTCAAATTCTTCAATTTGATATATTTATTGTAAATCCCCATTGCCATCAGAACCAAAATCACCAAAATTCCTATAAAAACAAATACAATATTCATAATTCATTCTCCTCTTCTATTTTTTATTTTTATTTATTTTATTTAACATAAATCCAATTAATATTACCACAACAGCTCCTATAAAAACATTATAATAAACCGTGTAATCCCTTGGCTTTGAAACTTTCTTTCCATCTGCTTTTTCCAATTTTCCTACCAAAACTTCATCCCGTTCCTTTATTGAATCGACAAATTCTGCAATATCGTACTCAGGCTTATCTAAACTTTCATCTCCAAAGGTTATTTTATAATCTTCCCCTTCTGTAGCCCTAAACACAATTCTGTCTGGAACATAATTTCCTGTTACCCTTTTTATTTTGAGCGGTGAATTATCTCCATTCCTTATTTCAATGATTATTTCAGACAATTTCGGAACATTTTCTAAATTTATTATCAAATTTGACTTTTCTCCAACTTTGGAAATTATCCCTTCCGCATAAAAATCATCTCCGCTTCTCACAGCATAATTTCTCTGAAACTCATCATTTACATCTAGAACAATATTTTTTAAAGGCAAAAACTTGCTCTTGATTTTCAAAATTGTACTTTTTCCTTCCTGCTCAACTTTATAATCCAATTTTGTCCCTACAGTTTTAAGTTTTACAGCCTCATTATTTGACAATTTCAAAATTGCTTCACTAAAGATATTCCCTTTATCTAATGGCGTTACAATTTTATAAAATTCATATCTTTTTTCCGAAAATTCTATTGTCAAGTTTGCCTTATCAGGTGTTTTGTAAATTTCTCCCGAAGTTATCTGTTCCCAATCTGTACCGTTATTACTTCCAAGCAAAGTATATTCGCTGTAAAAATTTTTGGAAGAAATCAGCGCAAGCCTATTTCCAATTATATCCTTTAACGAACTATCAGAATTAAATTTTACAATAAATTCCATTTTATCCTTTTTCATCAATACTTCATCTATTTTTGCCTTTGCAATAACTTTTTCACTGTGCTTTTCCTGCTCTTTTCCAGTTTCGATAACATAAGGAACTTCCTTCCCATTTTTATCAATTATCCGTATATCTCCAAGATTATTTTTACTGTTCTCATAAATATCCTCTGTTAAAAAAAATTGCTTGTATGCAGACTTTCCTGTTATTTTTATAGTTTTAAAATACTGATAGGAAAAAAGTTGAACAATTGTCAATAAAAATAAAAACAATATTATTTTATTTATTTTCTTCATTTTTCTCACCTTTTCCAAAATCCTTATCCCTCAAACTCTCTTTCACTTCCTGCTCCAACTTCTTCAAAGCCGTCTGATAAATATAGGAAGTTCCAATCAAAATAGCTCCCATACTAAAGTAAGCAATCAACTTATAGGAATTATCAAATCGTAAGAAATCCCATAAAAAACTTTTTGCCACAAAAAATATTCCTATTCCAAGCCCAATTCTTCTAACATTCCTATTCGGCACTCTAAATCCTTTCCAGACTAAATATCCACATAATAGCAATCCAACTATATCCAAAGCCAATCCAGCTCCTAAAAATAGCATATTTGACTGTTCGTATATTCGTAAAATAATATTTGCTACAAAAAGAAAATATATTGATTCTCCGAGTATCCACAATGGTTTTTTCTCTTTTTCCCTGAAAAAGCATAAATGAATATCATTTTTTGCGACCATAAATAAATATATATTTACAAAAACTAGCAAAATTAGATATATCTGAAAGTTTATTGGCGGATATCTTGAATACAAATTTTCTTCTACCCATTCTCCGCTTCCAAGAATATATTTTACACAATTAAACATATTTATAAATAACAAATAAATTATTTCAATTATTACTAAAAATTTCAAGCTAAAACTATCCTGTAATTTCTTTACTCTATACGTTACTGTTCTTAAAACAAACAGTGAAACTAATATACAAAATAATGCATCTTTACCATAATTTATCGCTTCGAATGAAGTGACAATATTAAAAACAACTTTATTTACAAAAAATATTGAATATGTAAAAATCAGATATTTAAATATTCCATTTAAAATCCTAACTTCTGTCTTGTAACTTTTTTGTTTTATCAAAAAGTAAAGCACAAATGAAAAAGATATTATCATCAAATCCTGAATATACACAAGTAAATATTTTTCTTCCCGCACAATCAAATTACTTACCAGCGAAACTAGATAAATCGCAATTGTCCCATATCGCATTTCTTTATTTTTATATTTTCTATAAAAGAAATATAATAGTGCAGTTTCAGCACCCCACGCAACCACAACAAATTTTTCTGGCACAATTAACGGGATAATTAGGATAAAACTTCCTAATGCAACGATATAAAAGATTTTTGCAACTTTGTTGTCCTTGAGCCTGTCGCCAAAAAATCCGTAAATTATTCCGACTGTTGCAACTAATACCGCTTTTAGCCAACTTGGCGTTGTCTTGTCAAATAGGCTGTAAATCAATGAAAATTTTATAATCAGATTTAAACTTAGAAATATATAGTCGATTATGTTGCTTTGACGATTTTCTTTTTTGTGAGAATTTAGGAAAATGAAACTGTATGCTGTTGTGAAGATTACGATGTAGAAAAATGCCGTAATCTTGTCGTGAATGCTGTGATTTAAGTAATAAATCAGCCCAGTCATATTCACTACACCCGTAACAAATCCAAAAATCTTGCTGTATATCCAGTCCTTTTTCCAAGAAACTCCAAGCACAATTCCCTGCAAAATCAAAGAATATGCCAAAACATAATAAATCTGGACATTGCTCCTATTCACCCAAATATACGCTCCGTAAGGCAAATATCCACCAATCAGCGACAATACTCCAATTATCTGGCTATCATATCGCAATGAAAGAATCACAACCAGCCCTGTCAGTATTACCGATATAAAAAGTCCCGCTGTCATTGAATAAAGTTTGAGATATAACGTAGAAAGAAGCGTAGTCAAATAAAGAATACCAATTCCACCGCCAATCAGCCCAACTGCAAAATGCTTCTTATTTTTCTGATAAAATTTTTCTCCAGCAAAAAGAAAAAACATCCCAAGCAAATACGAAGCCGAACTTTTTACATAATTATTTGCCAGAATTTTTGCAAACTGTGTCCGAAATACTAAAAAAACTCCCAAAAAGATTGATATTATCCCTAAAAAGTTAAAACCCTTCAAACCAATAAGTTTTTCAAATACAAATCTTTTTTTCTCTCTTTCAAAAAGAAATTCCCCTTCCTTCAAAGTCGTTTCTTCTTTTATCTTATTATGAAACACCGAAGATTCCTCTTGAAGAAATACCTTATTTTCAAAAGTTTTCCTATTACTTTTTTCTAAAAAATTACCAATTTTTCCATTAATTTTTTTGAGTTCATCTCTTAAAGAATCAGCTTCATCTGAAAATTCACAAGAAAGATTTCTTTCCAGCATTTTGACTTTTCTCTTCATTTCCTCTGCATAATTAGAAAGCCTTCTAGTCACTCCACTTTCCAATTCCACATTCATCTTCTCAGCCAAAATATTCTGAAACTTATCAATCTCACCATTTCTCCTAACCTTTTTAGCTTCCTTCAATTCTTCAATCAGCACTGCATTACTATTTTTAAGTCTTCCAATTTCCTCTTCCCTAATTTTCACCTTTTCATGAAATGCTTTCAAATCCTTTGCCAGCCTTTCATTATCTTCCAAAAGTTTCTTTTCCCTGCTTATTCCATCCTCATTTTTTATATTTTCAATTATTGATTCTATCTCCGAATTTAATTTCCCAATTTCCTTATACTTATTCTCAAGATTCTCTAATTCTTTTAGCTTGTCAATCATTGTAAAACCACCTCAAAAGTTTCAAAATAGAGAGTGTCCAAAATTTTGTATGAATCTCTAGACAAATCCAGTAACATAAGGATTTTTTATTTTATTCACACAAAAAATTTACACTCTCTCCAAATTTAGTTAATGGAACTAATTTTATTAGAATTTTCAATGTTTTTTTACAAGTTCTTCAAATACTCAGAAAGCGAAGTCGCTCTACGTCCCAATACTTTTTCAATATCACAAGAAATCCCCGATTGC
Proteins encoded in this window:
- a CDS encoding DUF2339 domain-containing protein translates to MIDKLKELENLENKYKEIGKLNSEIESIIENIKNEDGISREKKLLEDNERLAKDLKAFHEKVKIREEEIGRLKNSNAVLIEELKEAKKVRRNGEIDKFQNILAEKMNVELESGVTRRLSNYAEEMKRKVKMLERNLSCEFSDEADSLRDELKKINGKIGNFLEKSNRKTFENKVFLQEESSVFHNKIKEETTLKEGEFLFEREKKRFVFEKLIGLKGFNFLGIISIFLGVFLVFRTQFAKILANNYVKSSASYLLGMFFLFAGEKFYQKNKKHFAVGLIGGGIGILYLTTLLSTLYLKLYSMTAGLFISVILTGLVVILSLRYDSQIIGVLSLIGGYLPYGAYIWVNRSNVQIYYVLAYSLILQGIVLGVSWKKDWIYSKIFGFVTGVVNMTGLIYYLNHSIHDKITAFFYIVIFTTAYSFIFLNSHKKENRQSNIIDYIFLSLNLIIKFSLIYSLFDKTTPSWLKAVLVATVGIIYGFFGDRLKDNKVAKIFYIVALGSFILIIPLIVPEKFVVVAWGAETALLYFFYRKYKNKEMRYGTIAIYLVSLVSNLIVREEKYLLVYIQDLMIISFSFVLYFLIKQKSYKTEVRILNGIFKYLIFTYSIFFVNKVVFNIVTSFEAINYGKDALFCILVSLFVLRTVTYRVKKLQDSFSLKFLVIIEIIYLLFINMFNCVKYILGSGEWVEENLYSRYPPINFQIYLILLVFVNIYLFMVAKNDIHLCFFREKEKKPLWILGESIYFLFVANIILRIYEQSNMLFLGAGLALDIVGLLLCGYLVWKGFRVPNRNVRRIGLGIGIFFVAKSFLWDFLRFDNSYKLIAYFSMGAILIGTSYIYQTALKKLEQEVKESLRDKDFGKGEKNEENK